One region of Seriola aureovittata isolate HTS-2021-v1 ecotype China chromosome 15, ASM2101889v1, whole genome shotgun sequence genomic DNA includes:
- the LOC130182467 gene encoding nuclear factor 7, ovary-like — MDAGICLLTEDQFLCPICLDVFTIPVAISCGHTFCKTCITEHWDINTHCQCPVCKQVFYTRPELQVNTLISQIADQLRHEAQQTANSSSSEDVSCDICTETKKKALKSCLVCLSSYCETHLEPHRTESGLKRHQLSDPVENLKVRFCTKHKKPLELFCKVDQRCVCMHCMVLDHKEHDIVPLEEARKDKKMELGKTEANIQMMIELRQMKIHKIKHSVKLSNEDANREKTGGVQIFNFIRNLMERQQKNVTDTIEEKQRTTEEQAKGSIRALKQEILELTKQSAKTVELSYTEDDLDFLQGFLSLKAALPTTDWTKVSIRLPLYEGTVRIAVERLVEQLKETEAQLGEMKDMLSKAELKKVQRYAVDVILNPDTAHPRLILSDDGKEVKHSKIRKNVRDSSDRFSCLYNVLGKRGFSSGRFYYEVQVNANADWDLGVVRKSINRKGKGPLNPKEGYWAIGLMNGEYTSHADSPIELSAKPEKVGVFVDYEQGLVSFYDVDTADCIYSFTGCSFTEKLYPFFSHGGKSSTPLILTPVYYNE; from the coding sequence ATGGATGCAGGCATCTGTCTGCTGACTGAAGATCAGTTTCTGTGTCCCATCTGTCTTGATGTGTTCACTATTCCAGTCGCCATATCATGTGGACACACCTTCTGCAAAACCTGCATCACCGAACACTGGGATATTAATACCCATTGCCAGTGTCCTGTGTGTAAACAGGTTTTCTACACAAGACCAGAGCTGCAGGTCAATACTTTGATCTCTCAGATTGCTGATCAGCTCAGACATGAAGCTCAACAGacagccaacagcagcagctctgaagaTGTTTCCTGTGACATCTGCACTGAAACCAAAAAGAAAGCCCTGAAGTCCTGTCTGGTGTGTCTGTCCTCCTACTGTGAGACTCACCTGGAGCCTCATCGGACAGAGTCAGGCCTGAAAAGACATCAGCTGAGCGACCCTGTAGAGAACCTGAAAGTCAGATTCTGTACGAAACACAAAAAGCCCCTGGAGCTGTTCTGTAAGGTCGACCAGAGATGTGTCTGCATGCACTGTATGGTTTTAGACCACAAGGAACATGATATTGTTCCTCTGGAAGAAGCACGTAAAGACAAGAAGATGGAGCTGGGGAAGACGGAGGCTAACATTCAAATGATGATTGAACTGAGACAAATGAAGATTCACAAGATCAAACACTCAGTGAAGCTCAGTAATGAAGATGcgaacagagagaaaacaggtgGTGTTCAAATCTTCAACTTTATAAGGAATTTGATGGAAAGACAGCAGAAGAACGTCACCGATACCAttgaagagaagcagagaacaacagaggaaCAGGCCAAAGGTTCAATCAGAGCGCTGAAACAGGAAATCTTAGAGTTAACAAAGCAAAGTGCTAAGACGGTGGAGCTCTCATACACTGAAGATGACTTAGATTTCCTCCAAGGTTTCCTGTCCCTAAAGGCTGCGCTACCAACCACGGACTGGACAAAGGTCAGCATACGTCTACCATTATATGAAGGCACTGTGAGAATAGCTGTGGAGAGATTGGTTGAACAGCTCAAAGAGACTGAGGCACAGTTGGGTGAAATGAAGGACATGTTGTCTaaagcagagctgaagaagGTCCAGCGATATGCAGTGGATGTGATACTTAATCCTGATACAGCACATCCCAGACTCATCCTGTCTGATGATGGGAAAGAAGTAAAGCATAGTAAGATCAGGAAAAATGTCAGAGACAGTTCAGACAGATTTTCTTGTTTGTACAATGTTTTAGGAAAGCGGGGTTTCTCTTCAGGAAGATTTTACTATGAGGTTCAAGTTAACGCAAACGCTGACTGGGATTTGGGAGTGGTCAGAAAGTCAATCAACAGGAAGGGAAAAGGTCCACTGAATCCCAAAGAGGGTTACTGGGCTATAGGTCTGATGAATGGAGAATACACATCTCATGCTGACTCTCCAATCGAGCTCTCTGCAAAGCCTGAGAAGGTCGGGGTGTTTGTGGATTATGAGCAGGGCCTGGTCTCCTTCTATGATGTTGATACTGCAGATTGTATCTACTCTTTCACTGGCTGCTCCTTCACTGAGAAACTCTACCCATTCTTCAGTCATGGTGGTAAAAGCTCCACCCCTCTGATCCTCACTCCTGTTTATTACAATGAGTAG
- the LOC130182465 gene encoding neuronal acetylcholine receptor subunit alpha-9-like → MRLLCSGSIASLLLHFFLPVCLGAHGRFAQKLLNDLFSNYTNALRPVEDTDHIINVTLQITLSQIIDMDERNQILTTYLWIRQVWNDAYLTWKKEDYDGLDTIRIPSSYVWRPDIVLYNSADDEFSSSMETNVVLRNDGQVMWDQPAITKSSCSVDVAFFPFDVQQCHLTFGSWTHNGNQMDLFNALDSADLADFVPNVEWEVLGMPAKKNVILYGCCSDPYPDITFTLHLKRRASFYIFNLLIPCMMISFLAPLGFYLPADSGEKVSLGVTVLLALTVFQLLVAESMPPSESVPLIGKYYIATMTMVTASTALTIFIMNIHHCGPEARPVPEWAERFILNYLARICFVYEVGENCLEVTSSGKQPLSQEESEATSANGANPRGPNWDVNGQAWGGRVEDNGAGASLKLEQDLTNQTDWKEDLFVTIDHSEEEGAVGGRDEQGEESNSAGGRGGGGGREHVEEKKGVGGEAKENRREILVKTQCVCQHHGLRKSVEFIASSYQDQRAAQLRIGEWRKVAKVMDRFFMWLFFIMAFFMSILILGKAI, encoded by the exons ATGAGGCTCCTCTGCAGCGGATCGATCGCGTCTCTGCTGCTCCACTTCTTTCTTCCAG TTTGTTTGGGCGCTCATGGTCGCTTCGCTCAGAAGCTGCTGAATGACTTGTTCTCCAACTACACCAACGCCTTGCGTCCGGTGGAAGACACTGACCACATCATCAACGTCACCCTGCAGATCACTCTCTCCCAGATCATCGACATG GATGAGCGGAACCAGATCCTGACCACCTACCTGTGGATACGCCAGGTGTGGAATGACGCCTACCTCACCTGGAAGAAAGAGGACTACGACGGCCTCGACACCATCCGCATACCCAGCAGCTATGTGTGGAGACCTGATATTGTTCTGTATAACAG TGCAGACGATGAGTTCTCCAGCTCCATGGAGACCAACGTTGTTCTCCGTAACGATGGTCAGGTCATGTGGGACCAGCCAGCCATCACCAAAAGCTCCTGCTCGGTGGATGTGGCCTTCTTCCCCTTTGACGTCCAGCAGTGTCACCTGACGTTCGGCTCCTGGACTCACAACGGCAACCAGATGGATTTGTTCAATGCCTTGGACAGTGCTGACCTGGCTGACTTTGTCCCCAATGTGGAGTGGGAG GTTTTGGGCATGCCAGCCAAGAAAAATGTCATCCTGTATGGCTGTTGCTCGGATCCGTACCCGGACATCACCTTTACCCTCCACCTGAAGCGACGGGCCTCCTTCTACATCTTCAACCTCCTCATCCCCTGCATGATGATCTCCTTTCTGGCCCCGCTGGGCTTCTACCTGCCAGCTGACTCAGGTGAAAAGGTTTCTCTGGGTGTCACGGTGCTGCTGGCCCTTACCGTGTTTCAGTTGCTGGTGGCTGAGAGCATGCCGCCCTCCGAGAGCGTCCCACTGATAG GAAAGTACTACATTGCTACCATGACGATGGTCACTGCTTCAACAGCactcaccatcttcatcatgaACATACACCACTGCGGTCCAGAGGCTCGTCCCGTCCCAGAATGGGCCGAACGTTTCATCCTCAACTACCTCGCCCGCATCTGCTTTGTCTATGAAGTCGGCGAAAACTGCCTCGAAGTGACTTCATCCGGGAAACAACCTCTGTCTCAGGAGGAGTCTGAAGCCACATCAGCCAATGGTGCCAACCCCAGAGGACCAAACTGGGATGTGAATGGACAGGcgtggggagggagggtggaagACAATGGGGCGGGGGCGTCTCTGAAGTTGGAGCAGGATTTGACCAACCAGACAGACTGGAAGGAGGATCTGTTTGTGACCATCGACCACtcggaggaggaaggagctgttGGTGGACGTGACGAGCAGGGAGAGGAGTCAAACAGTGCcggtggaagaggaggaggaggaggaagagagcatgttgaagaaaagaaaggtgTCGGAGGTGAAGCCAAGGAGAACAGGAGGGAGATCTTAGTTAAAACCCAGTGTGTTTGCCAACACCACGGACTGCGCAAGAGTGTTGAGTTCATTGCCAGCTCATACCAGGACCAGCGAGCAGCACAGCTGCGCATTGGGGAGTGGAGGAAGGTCGCTAAGGTCATGGATCGCTTCTTCATGTGGCTGTTCTTCATCATGGCCTTCTTCATGAGCATTCTTATCCTGGGAAAAGCCATCTGA
- the LOC130182464 gene encoding E3 ubiquitin-protein ligase TRIM21-like: MAAASCLLTEDQFLCSICLSVFTDPVTTPCGHNFCKNCITEHWDINVPCLCPVCKEVFYTRPELRVNTLISEMAAQLRHEVQQKTNSSSSELQRATSEDVCCDICTGTKLKALKSCLVCLSSYCETHLEPHLTVTGLKKHQLISPVENLQGRICMKHDKPLELFCKTDQTCVCMLCMVLDHRTHDVVPLKKEYEEKNAELEKTESEIQQMIQRRRLKIQELKHSVNQSNKDADRAIAEGVQVFTALRESVDRGLAEFTEMIKDKQRPTKKQAEGLIIELEQEILDLMKRSNELEQLSCSEDHLQFLQSFLSLKDAPPTKDWTDVSVRPPSYEGTVVTAVVELEKKLRKDIKNVFKVELKRVQQYAVDVTLDPETANPWLILSGDGKQVTFGDVNKNLQDSSSRFSYYASVLGKQSFTTGRFYYEVQVKGKSKWDLGVARESVNRKGQITLNPLNGYWTVSLRNGNEFKALADPCVRLSLKSKPEKMGVFVDYEEGLVSFYDVDAATLIYSFTGCSFTEKLYPFFNPCNNDGGKNSDPLVICPVRDIKVNLVRIYSRIRKNP; this comes from the coding sequence ATGGCCGCTGCCAGCTGTCTGCTAACTGAAGATCAGTTTCTGTGCTCCatctgtctcagtgttttcactgatCCAGTCACTACACCATGTGGACACAACTTCTGTAAAAACTGCATCACTGAACACTGGGATATTAATGTCCCTTGCCTTTGTCCTGTGTGTAAAGAGGTTTTTTACACAAGACCAGAGCTGCGGGTCAATACTTTGATCTCTGAGATGGCTGCTCAGCTCAGACATGAAGTTCAACAgaaaaccaacagcagcagctcggaGCTACAGCGTGCCACATCAGAAGATGTTTGCTGTGACATCTGCACTGGAACCAAACTGAAAGCCCTGAAGTCCTGTCTGGTGTGTCTGTCCTCCTACTGTGAGACTCACCTGGAGCCTCACCTGACAGTCACAGGtctcaaaaaacatcagctgatcagtccTGTGGAAAATCTGCAAGGTAGGATATGTATGAAGCACGATAAACCGCTGGAGCTGTTCTGTAAGACCGACCAGACATGTGTCTGCATGCTCTGCATGGTTTTAGACCACAGGACACATGATGTTGTTCCTCTGAAAAAagaatatgaagaaaaaaatgctgaGCTGGAGAAGACAGAGTCTGAAATTCAGCAGATGATCCAGAGGAGACGACTGAAGATTCAGGAGCTCAAACACTCAGTGAACCAAAGTAATAAAGATGCAGACAGAGCGATAGCTGAGGGTGTTCAGGTGTTTACTGCTCTGAGGGAGTCTGTTGACAGAGGCCTGGCTGAGTTCACTGAGATGATCAAAGACAAGCAGAGACCAACAAAGAAACAGGCTGAAGGCTTGATCATAGAGCTTGAACAGGAAATCTTGGACCTGATGAAGAGAAGCAATgagctggagcagctctcaTGTTCTGAAGACCACCTCCAATTCCTCCAAAGTTTCCTGTCCTTAAAGGATGCTCCACCCACCAAAGACTGGACAGACGTCAGTGTCCGTCCACCATCATATGAGGGGACTGTGGTAACAGCTGTAGTTGAGCTGGAGAAGAAACTCAGGAAAGACATAAAGAATGTCTTTAAGGTGGAGCTGAAGAGGGTCCAGCAGTATGCAGTGGATGTGACCCTTGATCCTGAGACAGCAAATCCATGGCTCATCCTGTCTGGTGATGGAAAACAAGTGACATTTGGTGATGTAAATAAGAATCTTCAAGACAGTTCAAGCAGATTTTCTTATTATGCAAGTGTCTTAGGGAAGCAGAGTTTTACTACAGGAAGATTTTACTATGAGGTTCAGGTTAAAGGGAAGAGTAAGTGGGATTTAGGAGTGGCCAGGGAGTCAGTTAACAGGAAGGGGCAAATCACACTGAATCCTCTGAACGGTTACTGGACCGTCTCTCTGAGGAACGGAAATGAGTTCAAAGCTCTTGCTGATCCAtgtgtccgtctctctctgaaGTCAAAGCCTGAGAAGATGGGGGTGTTTGTGGATTATGAGGAGGGTCTGGTCTCCTTCTATGATGTTGATGCTGCAACTCTCATCTACTCCTTTACTGGCTGCTCCTTCACTGAGAAACTCTACCCATTCTTCAATCCCTGTAATAATGATGGTGGGAAAAACTCTGACCCTCTGGTCATTTGTCCAGTCCGTGACATCAAGGTTAACTTAGTACGAATATATTCAAGAATACGAAAAAATCCATAA